In Methanofollis sp., one genomic interval encodes:
- a CDS encoding acetyl-CoA carboxylase biotin carboxylase subunit, which produces MRYFEKVLIANRGEIAIRVMRACRELGIETVAIYSAPDKNALHVKYADEAFFVGEAPPQKSYLNMERIAEIATMSGAEAVHPGYGFLAENAKFAKLVEDEGLTYIGPSWKTIEMMGSKIESKQTMQAVGVPVLPGTPGGITSLDEAAKVAEEIGYPVIVKASAGGGGIGMHVVNSPAELEEAIAGSMRIAASAFGDPTVFIEKYLTKPRHIEFQVLADRYGKTLHLYDRECSIQRRHQKLVEEAPCPIMTDELRERMSASAVTVAKTSHYKNAGTVEFLYSDGDYYFMEMNTRLQVEHTITEMITGIDIVKQQIAVAAGQDLSFDQEDVSIRGHAIECRINAEDPLNNFQADPGKIVRYRSPGGPGIRVDSGIHMGYTIPPNYDSMISKLCAHGQTRMEAIERMRRAIYEYVILGVKTTLPLHHAIMHNREFALGNTHTHFLQEEHIAQSLR; this is translated from the coding sequence ATGAGATATTTTGAGAAGGTGCTCATCGCAAACAGGGGCGAGATCGCCATCAGGGTGATGCGGGCCTGCCGCGAACTCGGGATCGAGACGGTCGCGATCTACTCGGCCCCGGACAAAAACGCCCTCCATGTAAAGTACGCGGACGAGGCCTTCTTTGTCGGCGAGGCCCCGCCGCAGAAGAGTTACCTGAACATGGAGAGGATCGCCGAGATCGCGACGATGTCGGGCGCCGAGGCGGTCCACCCTGGCTACGGGTTTCTGGCGGAGAACGCGAAGTTTGCAAAACTCGTCGAGGACGAGGGTCTCACCTACATCGGCCCGTCCTGGAAGACCATCGAGATGATGGGCTCGAAGATCGAGAGCAAGCAGACGATGCAGGCGGTGGGCGTGCCCGTCCTGCCCGGCACGCCTGGCGGGATCACGAGTCTCGACGAGGCGGCGAAGGTCGCGGAGGAGATCGGCTACCCGGTGATCGTGAAGGCGAGCGCGGGCGGCGGCGGCATCGGGATGCATGTCGTCAACTCCCCGGCAGAGCTGGAGGAGGCGATCGCAGGGAGCATGCGGATCGCGGCGTCGGCCTTCGGCGACCCGACGGTCTTTATCGAGAAGTATCTCACGAAGCCCCGCCACATCGAGTTCCAGGTGCTCGCGGACAGGTACGGGAAGACTCTCCACCTGTACGACCGCGAGTGCTCGATCCAGCGCCGTCACCAGAAACTGGTGGAGGAGGCGCCCTGCCCGATCATGACGGACGAGCTGCGGGAGAGGATGTCGGCCTCCGCGGTGACTGTCGCGAAGACGTCCCATTACAAGAATGCGGGCACGGTCGAGTTCCTGTACTCTGACGGGGACTACTACTTCATGGAGATGAACACCCGTCTCCAGGTGGAGCACACGATCACCGAGATGATCACGGGCATCGATATCGTGAAGCAGCAGATCGCGGTCGCCGCGGGGCAGGACCTCTCCTTCGACCAGGAGGACGTCTCGATCCGGGGGCACGCGATCGAGTGCCGGATCAATGCCGAGGACCCGCTGAACAATTTCCAGGCCGATCCGGGCAAGATCGTCCGGTACCGCTCGCCGGGCGGCCCCGGCATCAGGGTGGACTCAGGCATCCACATGGGCTACACGATCCCGCCGAACTACGACTCGATGATCTCGAAGCTCTGCGCCCACGGCCAGACGAGGATGGAGGCGATCGAGAGGATGCGCAGGGCGATCTACGAGTACGTCATCCTGGGCGTGAAGACGACCCTGCCCCTCCACCACGCGATCATGCACAACAGGGAGTTCGCGCTCGGCAACACGCACACCCACTTCCTCCAGGAGGAGCACATCGCCCAGAGTCTCCG